CATTCGTCTCCCTTATGGAATATATTCTCTGTTTTGGACTGACTATCTCTGTTATTCTAACACCGAAATTCTCATCAACTACTACTACTTCTCCTCTCGCTATGAGTCTACCATTAACCAGTATATCAACCGGCTCACCGGTGAGTTTATCAAGTTCTATGAGTGATCCGATATTCATCTCGAGAATTTGTTTTAGTGTCATCTTGGCACGTCCAAGTTCAACCACAACCTTTAGTGGCACGTCTAAGAGTAACTCTAATTTTCCTGAAAATTCCGATGGGGGTGTCACAGTGGTCCCCTCCTGCTTTGCGAACTCCTGAAACTGAACTGGTTGTACTTTAACCTTGGTCTCTTCTTTCTTTGCCTTGGTTGGTTCACTTTTTTGAGGATGTATAACGTTGTAGATATCTTTGAAAAATAAAATTGGTGAGAGAATTGCCATCGTCGAAGATTTACCATTTTCAAGATCAAGGTTGTAAGTGACACACACCAATATCTGCACGGGGTTGAAGACTAAAGACGCCTGAGAACCTTTCTTCAGAAGATTGACTTTCATATTGGCAATTGATATCTTCTTTTTGGTTTTCTCGGAGAGTGAGGTGGTAGCAGCTCCCATCATTTGATTCATTGTTTCAGTTATCGCGCTAATCCTGACTTCATCAAGCTCAAAACTCTCAGGTTCACCCGAACCACCCATCATCATATCCGCAATGCGAGCTCCTAATGATTGTGGAAATAAAAACAAGATATCGCCTTTTATTCCATCTGCAAATTCTACTTCAGCACTAACCATATCTTCTTCCATTGAATCGAGCAAGTCTTTCAAAGCTCTACTCGATATCTCTTTTAAAGAAATCTTCACCTCTCTCCCGATTACTATTCCAAGTGCTACAGTAGATGAATTCATTATCATATCAGAGATTTCAGTTATTATTTTCTTATCTTCGTCGTTTAGATCTTCACTCAAACCTTTTAAAAGCTCATTCAATTCATCTTGTGTAAGAAAATCACTGTTCATCTTCTTCCACCTCCGGCTTCAAGATCCTGGTGATCTTCACAGCCTTATGGCCTTTGAAGACACCGGGTTGAGCCATAAACTTCGTCTTCCCATGGACTTCAACTGTGATCTCATCGTCTTTATGAGTTCTCAACCTTATCACATCA
The DNA window shown above is from Thermotoga profunda AZM34c06 and carries:
- the fliN gene encoding flagellar motor switch protein FliN produces the protein MNSDFLTQDELNELLKGLSEDLNDEDKKIITEISDMIMNSSTVALGIVIGREVKISLKEISSRALKDLLDSMEEDMVSAEVEFADGIKGDILFLFPQSLGARIADMMMGGSGEPESFELDEVRISAITETMNQMMGAATTSLSEKTKKKISIANMKVNLLKKGSQASLVFNPVQILVCVTYNLDLENGKSSTMAILSPILFFKDIYNVIHPQKSEPTKAKKEETKVKVQPVQFQEFAKQEGTTVTPPSEFSGKLELLLDVPLKVVVELGRAKMTLKQILEMNIGSLIELDKLTGEPVDILVNGRLIARGEVVVVDENFGVRITEIVSPKQRIYSIRETNGV